The Reichenbachiella carrageenanivorans region AGGCGATGTCTCTGTCATAGCTGATTAGATTTACGGCAGTGCTGCCCTTGAGTAGGGAAGCCATTTTGGTTCTGCCTCTAGATGCTACGATGATCATGTCAGCCTTTCTTTCTTTAGCCATTTCGTAGATATTGTCAGAAGGGTTTTGATCTTCGTCTAGCTCAAAAATGACTTCATATTTACTGTCGTCGAGCGAATGTTCTCTTTTGAACTGTTCATATTCTCGTCTCTTGTTTTTGTCCATGATCGCAGCCATGTCGTCGTAGCTTTTTCCCGTATGGCTGTAGCCTGTAGGTACAAAATAGACATGGTGGAGAAGCACTTCTACGCCTGCTTTTTCTTTGATATTCAAGGCTGCTTGTATGGCGGTGAGCGAGCTGCTGGTGAAGTCTAGTGGGATAATGACTCGATTCAAATTAAGCTTAGCCGTAGGAGGCACTAGCAAAACGGAGCATTGTGCTTCGTTGATAAGCCGAGCGGCATGTCTTCCTGTAGATTCAGACTTGGGTTTGATACCCATGATCACTAAATCTACAATCTTAAACTCAGACCATTTCAGAATTTGAACGGCATTATTGCCTTGTTGGATTTGCATTTCGGTATCGCACTTGGCTGTGAAATGTTCCGAAACTTTGTCTTCAAAGTATTTTTTAATTTTTGAACTGAGGTTCTTTTGTGCTACATGAACAAAGTATACTTTGTCGCAACCAGCGATCTCGGCTATCATCGAGCTGTATTTGATGATGTGTTCGTCGAGAGTGGAAGAATCTAGACAGACTAGAAATTTGTTCAAGTTTTGCATGACGGTTCAATTTGATATGGTCGAATGGATTAAAATTAATCTAATTCTCGAATAATTTGCCCCGATGTGAGATTGATTTTTTTATTCTGCCTTAGCTTGCTGCAAGGGAGAGTTATAAATACTTCGCTTGCCATTTTTGAAATACATAGAGTGCCCATACTCGCGCATGACTATCCTCAGGGTTGGCAGAAAAGAGTTGGGTTTTTAGGGTTTGTATTTCATTCCAATGAAAAATTCCTTGTGCTTCAATTTTGTCTTTATCAAAAAGGTGCTCATTTAGTTCTGATCTAAGCGTGGTTTTGAGCCAGTCTAATAATGGCATTTCAAATCCTTTTTTTGGTCTGTTGTATAGTTCTGGAGGTAAGGTATCGCGATAGGTGTCTTGTAAGATTCTTTTTCGCAGTGACTGATTGATTTTCATATCTTCTGGGAGACAAAAAACAAACTGAACCAATTCATGATCGAGAAATGGAACTCGTACTTCTAGGCTATTGGCCATCGACATCAGATCTACTTTTTTGAGCATGTCATTGGGCAAAACAAATTGGGTGTCTAGTCTTAGTAGGTCATTGAGGTCATGGTATTGGTTCATCGATTGCATCCAACTTTCCTGTTGTGAAAAGTCTGTGCTGGGCTGCTTCATCAGCCGACTGGTTTGTACATGATTGGCGAAGCTGGCTAAAAACCAATACCGTTGAGCAGGTGCCATTTTCATGGCTTTGGTAAATCGGACGACTTGTCGCATGCGATTACTTAAGCTTCCAGATCGGGATTTGGGCAGCATTTGAGCTATGGGTTGAGCCAAGCGCATGAGGGTTTTAAATTTCTGGTCATTTTCTATCTTCCACCAAGCGGCGTGTTTGTTGTAGCCAGAAAAAATTTCATCGGCGCCATCACCTGATAAGGCTACGGTCACATGCTCCCTAGTTTTTTTGCAAAGCAAATACACTGGGATGGCCGAAGAATCGGCAAAAGGTTCGTCGATATGGCTCACAATCTCTTGAAGATGGTGGCCTATTTCTTCATTGGATAGTCGAAAAGTGGTGTGGTCTGTTTTGAACTTTTGGGCGACTAATTCTGCATACTGTGTTTCATCAAAAAATTTATTGCCTTCAAATCCAATGGAGAAAGTCTTGAGTGAGGAGGTCTGCTGTGAAGCCACGGCCGTGATCACGCTCGAATCGATACCCCCGCTCAAAAAACAGCCAAGCGGCACGTCGGCTATCATTCTTCGTTTTACAGATTGAGCTAATAATTCATGCAGCTTTTCTTTGGCTTGATGATAGCTGAGCTCGAAAGTTGGAGTTGAGCTGGGGAGTTTGTAATACTGGTGTTTGCTGATTTGCCCATCTTTTATTTCTAAGTAATGCCCTGGCTCAAGTTTTCGAATACCTTTTACCATTGTAAGCGGTGCAGGAGTATAGTTGAGCTGAAGGTAGTAATTGAGAGCTTCGTGGTCGATGGATCGATCGATTCCGTAGGCCAAGAGGGCGTTCATTTCAGAGCCAAACAAAAACTTAGTACCGTCTTGAAAATAGAGTAGCGGTTTGATCCCAAGCCTGTCTCGTGCGATGAACAGTGATTGCTCTACGGTGTCGTATATAGCAAAGGCAAAAAAACCATTGAGCCGCTCCAAGCATTTTTTGCCTTCTAAGGCAAACAGATGAGCAAGGACTTCGGTATCAGAGTCGGATCGAAACTGGATTCCTTTTGAATTTAAATCTTGCTTGAGTTCTTTGTAGTTGAAAATCTCTCCATTGAAGACAATCGTGTATCGACCATCTCGTATTCCAAAAGGCTGGTGGGCATTGGCACTGGTGTCTATGACGGACAGTCTTCTGTGCCCGAGTCCCACCATTTGGTGTGTGTAGATGCCTTGATGGTCTGGCCCTCGATAAGCCAATGATTCCGTAGCTTGTTCTAGCAGGGCTAGGCTAGGTCTGCCGATTTCGTTGAATGCTAAAATGCCAGTGATGCCGCACATAGAGGGTTATGAGATTGAAACTAGAAAGCTAGCAATAACCACGATGACTAGAAAGTGCCTTGAAACTGTCTGAGGAATCGAACGTCGTTTTCTGAGAATAATCTCAAATCATTGATTTGATATTTGAGCATCGTGATACGCTCTAGTCCCATGCCGAAGGCAAAACCAGTGTATTCTTCTGGGTCTATGCCACAGCTTTTTAGCACGTTGGGATCTACCATGCCAGCACCGCCTATTTCTACCCAGTTGGTGTATTTGCAGACGTTGCAGCCTTTGCCATGACAGATGAAACAGCTGATGTCTATCTCTGCACTTGGCTCTGTAAACGGGAAGTACGACGGGCGAAGTCTGATCTTTGTATCCTCTCCAAATAACTCTTTGGCGAAATGATACAGCGTTTGTTTAAGGTCTTTGAACCCTACATTTTTATCCACGTAGAGTCCTTCTACTTGATGGAAAAAGCAATGTGCTCGAGCAGAGATGGCTTCATTTCTAAACACACGACCGGGCATGATCGAACGGAAAGGAGGTTGTCCACCTTCCATCATTCTGATTTGTACATTGGAGGTATGCGTTCGGAGTACTTTGTCTGGGTTTTTCTCAATAAAGAAAGTATCCTGCATTTCTCTAGCCGGGTGATTTTCTGGAAAGTTGAGTGCAGTGAAGTTGTAGAAGTCTTCTTCGATTTCAGGCCCGCTGGCTACGTTGAATCCCATTCGTTCGAAGATCTCAATGATTTTGTTTCGAGTGATGGTGAGCGGATGGATGCTACCGGTTTCGTTGGGTACGTTGGGCAAGGTCAGGTCGATGCCCTGACTAGAAGCAGCGTCACTGCTGCTGTCCAATGTATCTGCTAAGGTTTTGAATTTGTCTTGAGCTAGTGTTTTTAAATCATTCAGCGCCTGCCCAAAAGCTTTTTTTTGTTCGTTGGGTACGTTCTTAAATTCATTAAAAAGCTCCGTAACGACACTTTTTTTACTAATGAATTTCATTCTGAACTGTTCCAACTCCTCAGCTGCTTTCACTTCAGCAGCGTGGATCATGGCTTTGTATTCTTCTACCTTATCAAACATAATAAATCAATTGAGGAGCGAAGTTAATATAGATCTACATGAACGTTCACATGAACCATTAACTAAATGGAAGAATGGCGAAGGTTATGGTAATAACTAGTAAGCGTTCTCTGTTTTGAACAAGATGGAATAGATGGTCATGACGATGATTTTGACATCGAACCACAGGCTCCAGTTTTTCACATAAAAGCGATCGAGCTTGACTCTGCCATACATTTCACTAAATCTTGAAGTTTCGCCTCTGTACCCTTTGGCTTGCGCTAATCCAGTAACGCCAGGTTTAACAGCATGGCGCTGAATGAAGCGGTCGATTTTGGGAGAGTACTCTTCGTTCAATTTGATCGGGTGAGGACGCGGCCCTACTACTGACATATTGCCTAAGAAAACATTGATGAACTGAGGCAGTTCGTCCAAACTGGTGCGACGAAGGATGGCTCCTGTTCGCGTGACTCTAGGATCATTTTTAGTGGCTTGCTTGGAGTCGGCCTCTTTGTTGACCACCATGGTACGAAACTTCCAGCAGGGAAAGTATTTATTGCCACGACCGTGTCTGTTTTGGATAAAGAATACGGGCCCTGGTGACTCTAGCTTGATCAACAAACCAATCAAAGGGATCAGCCATGATAGGATGAAAATCATTACAAATGAAGAGAACAAGACATCAAAGGTACGCTTGGCCACTCTGTTGATCATTCGGTCTAAAGGAATGGAACTCACATTGAGAACTGGGATGTTGCCATATTGCTGTACTTCCAGTTTCTTGTTGCCCACTTTACTAAAATCAGAGAGTAGCTTGATCGTAATTAGGTTGTTTTCTGCAAAGTCAATTAGGGGCTTGACATCTTGCTCAAATAGTTTGGGTAGGCAGCAAAAGATAACGTCTATGTTGTTTTCCTTGGCATAGAGAGGAACGTCTTCTACTGGCCCTGAGACCTCTGGTTGTTCGGTTTTGTGATCGAAAAAACCTTTGAAAGCATAACCAATTTCAGGGTTGTTTTCTAAATGGCGTTTGAGGTTACGTCCGATGGGGCCATAGCCTACGATTATGATATTTCGCAAGTTATATCCCTTGGTACGGTAAAACCGAAGGATATTGATAAACCCAACTCTCCAACCAATTATTAATATGGAGAATATCAGGTAGGTGTAAAAGAGGTGTTCTCTAGAGTAAAAGTAGGCTCTGGTAGACGCCCACATGGTAAATACTACGGCAAGGTTGATCGTAAGACCGAGGAGAATTTGGGAGATATAATCTACTACGCTACGTTCGCGATCTACCCGATCTAGTTTGGTCACAAAGAAGATAATGATCCATGTGATGTTTAGAAATACGAATAGAAAAGGATAGCGATCGCCCTGAAACCAAAAGGTATTGAACCTGACATAATTGGCTACAAAGAAGCCAATATTCAGAAACAATAGGTCTATGAATAGAAATATGGCAGGAAAATACTTTGAAAATCTCCTTTTCTGCATATTGAGAAAATGCTAGGCTTAGTTTTAAAGCGCTAAGATAGGGAAAAAGGATTAATCATTTGTAGTAGAAACCTAGCTTATATACTTGTTCCAATCCTCAAGGGCTGATTTTAGCGTATATTTAAATTCATACCCTTCAGCTAATGCATTCGCAGGATGAATATATGTTGAGTAATATAGTTTTTGTATTCGTCTATGGTGAATCGAATTGCGTAGCCCGATGGAGTTTAAAAATTCGAACATATATGCTACAAAAAGCATCAATTTATAAGGTAAAGTAACTGTGAGTACCCTCATTTTAAATACTACTTTAAAATCACTAACTATATTTCTCATGCTGGTAGCTGACGGAAAACTAAAGTTGTATATGTCTAGTTTGGTTTTATGTTCTATTAAAAAATGAATAAATCGATTTAACTCATGTACATAGATGTTAGATTTAATAGTTGAAGATTTTCCAACGTATGGGAAGAAACCTTTTTTAAGTGTAAGGAATAAACGGGTAAAGTTTGCATTTTCATTTTCGCCAAATACTACAGCAGGGCGAATGATTTTTAGTGATCTTTCAGGTTTGGATGATCTCCATTTTTCAAGTTCTTTCTCTGCTAATAGCTTTGATATACCGTATGCTGTGTCAGGAGCTGTAACCGATTCTTCGGTTCTTCTAACCTCGCCTGCTTGATGCACCATCATAGTACTAGTGAAAATAATTTTTGAGATGCAAAGATTTTCACAAAGTGTAATTATATTTTTAGTTCCTGTATGATTAGTTGCAAAATATTCTTCCCATTCGAAGCCAGGCTCTTTGCATAGTGCAGCCAAATGGATGCAAATATCAAATGATTTTTCTTCAAAAAACGAAAATAAGTT contains the following coding sequences:
- a CDS encoding universal stress protein, producing MQNLNKFLVCLDSSTLDEHIIKYSSMIAEIAGCDKVYFVHVAQKNLSSKIKKYFEDKVSEHFTAKCDTEMQIQQGNNAVQILKWSEFKIVDLVIMGIKPKSESTGRHAARLINEAQCSVLLVPPTAKLNLNRVIIPLDFTSSSLTAIQAALNIKEKAGVEVLLHHVYFVPTGYSHTGKSYDDMAAIMDKNKRREYEQFKREHSLDDSKYEVIFELDEDQNPSDNIYEMAKERKADMIIVASRGRTKMASLLKGSTAVNLISYDRDIACLVVKNKSENMGFFEALLKI
- the asnB gene encoding asparagine synthase (glutamine-hydrolyzing) translates to MCGITGILAFNEIGRPSLALLEQATESLAYRGPDHQGIYTHQMVGLGHRRLSVIDTSANAHQPFGIRDGRYTIVFNGEIFNYKELKQDLNSKGIQFRSDSDTEVLAHLFALEGKKCLERLNGFFAFAIYDTVEQSLFIARDRLGIKPLLYFQDGTKFLFGSEMNALLAYGIDRSIDHEALNYYLQLNYTPAPLTMVKGIRKLEPGHYLEIKDGQISKHQYYKLPSSTPTFELSYHQAKEKLHELLAQSVKRRMIADVPLGCFLSGGIDSSVITAVASQQTSSLKTFSIGFEGNKFFDETQYAELVAQKFKTDHTTFRLSNEEIGHHLQEIVSHIDEPFADSSAIPVYLLCKKTREHVTVALSGDGADEIFSGYNKHAAWWKIENDQKFKTLMRLAQPIAQMLPKSRSGSLSNRMRQVVRFTKAMKMAPAQRYWFLASFANHVQTSRLMKQPSTDFSQQESWMQSMNQYHDLNDLLRLDTQFVLPNDMLKKVDLMSMANSLEVRVPFLDHELVQFVFCLPEDMKINQSLRKRILQDTYRDTLPPELYNRPKKGFEMPLLDWLKTTLRSELNEHLFDKDKIEAQGIFHWNEIQTLKTQLFSANPEDSHARVWALYVFQKWQAKYL
- the pheS gene encoding phenylalanine--tRNA ligase subunit alpha; protein product: MFDKVEEYKAMIHAAEVKAAEELEQFRMKFISKKSVVTELFNEFKNVPNEQKKAFGQALNDLKTLAQDKFKTLADTLDSSSDAASSQGIDLTLPNVPNETGSIHPLTITRNKIIEIFERMGFNVASGPEIEEDFYNFTALNFPENHPAREMQDTFFIEKNPDKVLRTHTSNVQIRMMEGGQPPFRSIMPGRVFRNEAISARAHCFFHQVEGLYVDKNVGFKDLKQTLYHFAKELFGEDTKIRLRPSYFPFTEPSAEIDISCFICHGKGCNVCKYTNWVEIGGAGMVDPNVLKSCGIDPEEYTGFAFGMGLERITMLKYQINDLRLFSENDVRFLRQFQGTF
- a CDS encoding undecaprenyl-phosphate glucose phosphotransferase, producing MQKRRFSKYFPAIFLFIDLLFLNIGFFVANYVRFNTFWFQGDRYPFLFVFLNITWIIIFFVTKLDRVDRERSVVDYISQILLGLTINLAVVFTMWASTRAYFYSREHLFYTYLIFSILIIGWRVGFINILRFYRTKGYNLRNIIIVGYGPIGRNLKRHLENNPEIGYAFKGFFDHKTEQPEVSGPVEDVPLYAKENNIDVIFCCLPKLFEQDVKPLIDFAENNLITIKLLSDFSKVGNKKLEVQQYGNIPVLNVSSIPLDRMINRVAKRTFDVLFSSFVMIFILSWLIPLIGLLIKLESPGPVFFIQNRHGRGNKYFPCWKFRTMVVNKEADSKQATKNDPRVTRTGAILRRTSLDELPQFINVFLGNMSVVGPRPHPIKLNEEYSPKIDRFIQRHAVKPGVTGLAQAKGYRGETSRFSEMYGRVKLDRFYVKNWSLWFDVKIIVMTIYSILFKTENAY
- a CDS encoding NAD-dependent epimerase/dehydratase family protein; this encodes MKILITGGSGFIGTHLIQLLLSSFKGISITNLDLLPSKIDDKRIETLQIDIRSNNLFSFFEEKSFDICIHLAALCKEPGFEWEEYFATNHTGTKNIITLCENLCISKIIFTSTMMVHQAGEVRRTEESVTAPDTAYGISKLLAEKELEKWRSSKPERSLKIIRPAVVFGENENANFTRLFLTLKKGFFPYVGKSSTIKSNIYVHELNRFIHFLIEHKTKLDIYNFSFPSATSMRNIVSDFKVVFKMRVLTVTLPYKLMLFVAYMFEFLNSIGLRNSIHHRRIQKLYYSTYIHPANALAEGYEFKYTLKSALEDWNKYIS